A section of the Elizabethkingia anophelis R26 genome encodes:
- a CDS encoding NUDIX hydrolase, which yields MKIIDKLAWIELKDKTILSTKSFGKDKYYLPGGKREAGETDEQALIREINEELSVTIDNKTLNYIGTFEAQAHGHEEGTIVKMTCYAAEYSGELKVSSEIEEMKWLKYSDKDKISEVDKLIFDNLKGKDLLD from the coding sequence ATGAAAATAATTGACAAATTAGCCTGGATCGAACTAAAAGACAAAACCATTTTGTCTACCAAAAGCTTCGGAAAAGACAAATATTATCTGCCCGGTGGTAAAAGAGAGGCCGGAGAAACAGATGAGCAGGCATTAATCCGCGAAATAAATGAAGAACTGAGTGTAACGATAGACAACAAAACACTTAATTATATCGGGACTTTCGAAGCTCAGGCACATGGGCATGAAGAAGGTACAATTGTGAAAATGACTTGTTACGCTGCGGAATATTCCGGAGAACTAAAAGTAAGCTCTGAAATCGAAGAAATGAAATGGCTGAAATATTCGGACAAAGACAAGATATCTGAAGTTGACAAATTGATTTTTGATAACCTGAAAGGCAAAGACTTACTGGATTAA
- a CDS encoding GLPGLI family protein, protein MLFLLFTPNAMNSTRKISILISFFLFTLFYSQTEKKDSLIASFTYSLKAKLYKSTPDQVFEELFSLQVLKDRAFFISEKSMKYDSTFQSEFQKATVGGTTHIDFRGKSFPKTRFPYTILQTNQNNQYFERAGMSLLTYKEPVINNWKLVDESKTIQSFNCRKAEINYNGRNWTAWYTTDIPLAYGPYKFTGLPGLIIKISDQSGDYDFELVKSVPSSQLKGKMLTIEKRRYENANITTMSGLREAKKNFVNNMVGTLQSMETTIAPESRETFRNIQLQKQKNFNDENTIEQIK, encoded by the coding sequence ATGTTATTTTTACTTTTTACACCAAACGCCATGAATAGTACAAGGAAAATCTCAATACTTATAAGTTTCTTTTTATTTACTTTATTTTATTCTCAGACAGAAAAAAAAGACAGCCTTATTGCCAGCTTCACCTATTCCCTAAAAGCAAAACTCTATAAGTCGACTCCCGATCAGGTATTCGAAGAACTATTCTCTTTGCAGGTGCTGAAAGACCGTGCATTTTTCATTAGTGAGAAATCGATGAAATATGATTCAACATTTCAAAGTGAGTTTCAAAAAGCAACTGTGGGTGGGACTACACATATAGACTTCAGAGGAAAATCTTTTCCAAAGACAAGGTTTCCATACACTATATTACAAACCAATCAGAACAATCAGTATTTTGAAAGAGCCGGAATGTCGTTGCTCACCTATAAAGAACCAGTAATCAATAACTGGAAACTTGTAGATGAGTCAAAGACTATACAGTCATTCAACTGCAGAAAAGCAGAAATCAATTACAACGGAAGAAACTGGACAGCATGGTATACCACAGATATTCCGCTTGCTTATGGTCCCTATAAGTTTACCGGATTACCGGGATTAATTATCAAAATATCCGATCAGAGCGGAGATTATGATTTTGAGCTTGTAAAATCCGTACCAAGCAGTCAGCTGAAAGGTAAGATGCTGACTATTGAAAAACGCCGGTACGAGAATGCTAACATAACAACTATGTCAGGCTTACGTGAGGCCAAAAAGAATTTCGTTAATAATATGGTTGGAACACTTCAAAGTATGGAAACAACCATAGCACCGGAATCCAGAGAAACCTTCCGGAACATTCAGCTGCAAAAACAAAAAAACTTTAACGATGAGAATACCATTGAACAAATTAAATAG
- a CDS encoding tetratricopeptide repeat protein gives MKKFYLLFICFSTLGFAQNKAEAEKKIREGVTLYDEGKYDEALSRYNEALNLDKNNFFALAEKAMTLEIMKKYDESIEVSELVLKLYPKEDNATVYVTYGNALDHIGKSDLAIKAYNEGIKKYPDYYHLYFNKGIALYKVKETEKAVEAFQITTRLNPNHAGSYNALAVIDRSNRIPSILAAGRYLILDNKSSRAKGNLETMLTLMKQGISKSEDNSINVSLSSISGDKTNNKKSNTDDFSTVDIMLSMSATQDLHEENKDKTEIQKFIDKFSPVCRIMKEVKPKQKGYYWDFLAPYFIEMNDKNLLEPFANIIFLAIQDKDAIQYNEQHQDKIKEFYNWSKNYNWK, from the coding sequence ATGAAGAAATTTTATTTGCTGTTTATATGTTTTTCAACATTAGGATTTGCTCAAAATAAGGCAGAAGCCGAAAAGAAAATTCGTGAAGGGGTTACACTTTATGATGAAGGAAAATATGATGAAGCTTTGTCCAGATATAACGAAGCGCTAAATCTTGATAAAAACAATTTCTTTGCTCTTGCTGAAAAAGCCATGACTTTGGAAATAATGAAAAAGTATGATGAATCTATTGAAGTTAGTGAGCTTGTTCTAAAGCTATATCCAAAAGAAGATAATGCAACTGTTTATGTTACTTATGGAAATGCTTTGGATCATATTGGTAAATCGGATTTAGCTATTAAAGCCTACAATGAGGGAATAAAAAAATATCCCGATTATTACCACCTTTACTTCAATAAAGGCATTGCTCTATATAAAGTAAAAGAAACTGAAAAAGCCGTAGAAGCATTTCAGATAACAACCAGACTGAATCCCAATCACGCAGGTTCATACAATGCACTGGCTGTAATTGACAGATCCAACAGAATCCCCTCAATATTGGCAGCAGGAAGATACCTGATACTAGACAATAAATCTTCAAGAGCCAAAGGCAATCTGGAAACTATGCTTACATTGATGAAACAAGGTATTAGCAAAAGCGAAGATAACTCAATCAATGTTTCTCTCTCTTCAATATCGGGCGATAAAACAAATAATAAAAAATCAAATACCGATGATTTCTCCACTGTCGATATTATGCTCTCAATGTCTGCAACCCAAGACCTACATGAGGAAAATAAAGACAAAACCGAAATTCAGAAATTTATAGACAAGTTCTCCCCTGTTTGCAGAATTATGAAAGAAGTAAAACCGAAACAAAAAGGCTATTACTGGGATTTTTTGGCACCTTACTTTATTGAGATGAATGACAAAAACCTACTTGAACCTTTTGCCAATATTATTTTTCTTGCCATACAGGACAAAGATGCTATTCAGTATAATGAGCAGCATCAGGACAAGATTAAAGAATTTTATAATTGGTCTAAAAATTACAACTGGAAATAA
- a CDS encoding helix-turn-helix domain-containing protein: protein MQSKKIHQGRNVKRFREMLGIKQDALAFDLGEDWNQKKISLLEQKEIIEDPLLKKISEALKIPVEAFQNFDEEQAVNIIANTFDNGAMLNGINYNPTFHPMDKVLQLHEEKIALYERMLKEKDEMMAKLEEFIKK, encoded by the coding sequence ATGCAAAGCAAAAAAATACATCAGGGTAGAAATGTCAAGCGTTTTCGTGAAATGTTAGGCATAAAGCAGGATGCTTTGGCTTTTGATCTTGGTGAAGACTGGAATCAAAAGAAAATTTCGCTTTTGGAGCAGAAAGAAATTATTGAAGATCCTTTGCTAAAAAAGATTTCCGAGGCATTAAAAATTCCAGTGGAGGCATTTCAGAATTTTGACGAAGAGCAGGCAGTTAATATTATTGCCAATACTTTTGATAATGGTGCAATGTTGAATGGAATCAATTACAACCCTACTTTTCACCCGATGGATAAAGTTTTACAACTTCACGAAGAAAAAATTGCGTTGTACGAAAGAATGCTGAAAGAAAAAGATGAAATGATGGCCAAGCTGGAAGAGTTTATTAAGAAATAA
- a CDS encoding AAA family ATPase: MKSKLRVNTEKFRAINKADIMIEGITLVAGENGCGKSTLSKLLYFLYKTVSNYDLLVKQKLSRSLADILTLLEIFQQEIVNTQKDRNLRNEIRKEIYDLRRSIIITESLEDELVDWITLIDKIEYLYSNYYSRSESLFSDESHNINNSRITRLNRIIKDILKDEYANYDLRESFSKIKELINNRFKEAIGKIDSRPSSLFMEELENVFSDSKLPKKFEVFEYEDIIVSLEKSTLSIPFTIQNAIYIDTPMMISVDDYHNQHWEDLNDLLLDNNSNNRNNITEIISSQIIKGDVDYDDGIFVADDFKFKRIDGAVFNLLDVATGIKSFSILQLLLKNGKLNEKTLLIIDEPESNLHPQWIIEYARVVVLLNKQLGVKFFLASHNPDMVSAIRYISEKEGVLDSVNFYFAKKEENKFTYNYEYLDKDIEPIFESFNISIDKINRYGI; encoded by the coding sequence ATGAAATCTAAATTAAGAGTTAATACGGAAAAATTTCGAGCAATAAATAAAGCAGATATCATGATTGAAGGTATTACTTTGGTTGCTGGTGAAAACGGTTGTGGGAAAAGTACTCTGTCCAAACTTTTGTATTTCTTATACAAAACTGTTTCAAATTATGATTTACTAGTCAAACAAAAACTTAGTAGAAGTCTAGCTGATATTTTAACTTTACTTGAAATTTTCCAACAAGAAATTGTTAATACTCAAAAAGATCGAAATCTTAGAAACGAGATAAGAAAGGAGATATATGATTTGAGAAGAAGTATTATTATTACTGAATCATTAGAAGATGAACTTGTTGATTGGATAACGTTAATAGATAAGATTGAGTATTTATATAGTAACTACTATAGCAGGAGTGAGAGCTTATTTTCTGATGAATCTCACAATATCAATAATTCAAGAATAACTAGGCTAAATAGAATCATCAAAGATATACTTAAAGATGAATATGCTAATTATGATTTAAGAGAGTCTTTTTCTAAAATAAAAGAATTAATAAATAATAGATTTAAAGAAGCTATTGGTAAAATTGATTCAAGACCATCATCTTTATTTATGGAAGAATTAGAAAATGTTTTTTCTGATAGCAAGCTGCCTAAGAAATTTGAAGTTTTTGAATATGAGGATATTATTGTTTCACTCGAAAAATCAACTCTATCAATTCCTTTTACTATACAAAATGCTATTTACATTGATACACCTATGATGATTTCAGTTGATGATTATCATAATCAACATTGGGAAGACTTGAATGATTTGCTATTAGACAACAATTCCAATAATAGAAATAATATTACAGAAATAATTAGTTCACAAATTATAAAAGGTGATGTAGATTATGATGATGGAATTTTTGTTGCTGATGATTTTAAATTCAAAAGAATTGATGGCGCTGTTTTCAATCTTTTAGATGTTGCAACAGGAATCAAATCATTTTCAATTCTTCAATTATTGTTAAAAAATGGCAAGTTGAATGAAAAAACTTTACTCATAATTGATGAGCCTGAATCAAATTTACATCCACAATGGATTATAGAATACGCTAGGGTAGTTGTTTTATTGAATAAACAACTTGGTGTAAAGTTTTTTTTAGCAAGCCATAATCCTGACATGGTTAGTGCAATTAGATATATTTCTGAGAAGGAAGGTGTTTTAGATAGTGTGAATTTCTATTTTGCAAAAAAAGAAGAAAACAAGTTTACCTATAACTATGAATATTTGGATAAGGATATTGAGCCAATATTTGAATCATTTAATATTTCAATAGACAAAATTAATAGATACGGAATATGA
- the groL gene encoding chaperonin GroEL (60 kDa chaperone family; promotes refolding of misfolded polypeptides especially under stressful conditions; forms two stacked rings of heptamers to form a barrel-shaped 14mer; ends can be capped by GroES; misfolded proteins enter the barrel where they are refolded when GroES binds), whose amino-acid sequence MAKEIKFDIESRDALKRGVDALANAVKVTLGPKGRNVVIEKSFGAPHVTKDGVSVAKEIELEDKVENMGAQMVKEVASKTNDIAGDGTTTATVLAQAIVREGLKNVAAGANPMDLKRGIDKAVVAVVENLKSQSQSVGDSSEKIEQVASISANNDDTIGTLIAEAFGKVGKEGVITVEEAKGTDTTVDVVEGMQFDRGYQSPYFVTNPEKMVAELDNPYILLVEKKISSMKELLPVLEPVAQGGKSLLIISEEVEGEALATLVVNKLRGSLKIAAVKAPGFGDRRKAMLEDIAILTGGQVISEEQGFTMENITLDMLGTAEKVSIDKDNTTIVNGGGEEAKIKGRVAQIKAQMETTTSDYDREKLQERLAKLAGGVAVLYVGAASEVEMKEKKDRVDDALHATRAAVEEGIVAGGGVALVRAISSLDNLTGANADETTGIKIVKRAIEEPLRQIVANAGGEGSVIVAKVAEGTGDFGYNAKTDEYVNMLEAGIIDPTKVTRVALENAASVSGMLLTTECVITEVKKDEPAMPMGGGMPGMM is encoded by the coding sequence ATGGCAAAAGAAATTAAATTCGATATTGAATCAAGAGACGCCCTAAAAAGAGGTGTTGATGCATTAGCAAATGCAGTAAAAGTAACATTAGGTCCTAAAGGTAGAAATGTAGTAATCGAAAAATCTTTCGGTGCACCACACGTTACAAAGGACGGGGTTTCTGTAGCTAAAGAAATCGAACTTGAAGACAAAGTAGAAAACATGGGAGCGCAAATGGTAAAAGAAGTTGCTTCCAAAACTAATGATATCGCAGGTGACGGTACTACTACCGCAACTGTATTGGCACAGGCTATCGTAAGAGAAGGTCTTAAAAACGTAGCTGCTGGTGCAAACCCAATGGACTTGAAGAGAGGTATCGACAAAGCTGTTGTAGCTGTAGTGGAAAACCTAAAATCTCAGTCTCAGTCTGTAGGAGATTCTTCAGAAAAAATCGAGCAGGTTGCTTCTATCTCTGCAAACAATGATGATACTATCGGTACTCTAATCGCTGAAGCTTTCGGTAAAGTAGGTAAAGAAGGTGTAATCACTGTAGAAGAAGCTAAAGGTACTGATACAACTGTAGACGTTGTAGAAGGTATGCAGTTCGACAGAGGATACCAGTCTCCTTACTTCGTAACTAACCCGGAGAAAATGGTTGCTGAGTTAGACAATCCTTATATCCTTCTAGTTGAGAAGAAAATCTCTTCTATGAAAGAATTATTACCAGTTCTTGAGCCAGTTGCACAAGGTGGTAAGTCTCTGTTAATTATCTCCGAAGAAGTTGAAGGCGAAGCTTTGGCTACTTTAGTAGTAAACAAACTAAGAGGTTCTCTTAAGATTGCTGCTGTTAAAGCTCCTGGATTTGGTGACAGAAGAAAAGCTATGTTGGAAGATATCGCTATCCTTACAGGTGGACAGGTGATCTCTGAAGAGCAAGGCTTCACTATGGAAAACATTACTTTAGATATGTTAGGAACTGCTGAGAAAGTTTCTATCGACAAAGACAACACAACTATCGTAAACGGTGGTGGTGAAGAGGCTAAAATCAAAGGAAGAGTAGCACAGATCAAAGCTCAGATGGAGACTACTACTTCTGACTACGACAGAGAAAAACTTCAGGAAAGACTGGCTAAGTTAGCTGGTGGTGTTGCTGTACTTTATGTAGGTGCTGCTTCTGAGGTTGAAATGAAGGAGAAAAAAGACAGAGTAGACGATGCGCTTCACGCAACAAGAGCTGCTGTAGAAGAAGGTATTGTTGCTGGTGGTGGTGTTGCTTTAGTTAGAGCGATCTCTTCTTTAGACAACCTTACTGGTGCTAATGCTGACGAAACTACAGGTATCAAAATCGTAAAAAGAGCGATCGAAGAGCCGTTGAGACAGATCGTTGCTAACGCAGGTGGTGAAGGTTCTGTAATCGTTGCTAAAGTAGCAGAAGGTACAGGTGACTTCGGATACAACGCTAAAACTGACGAGTATGTAAACATGTTGGAAGCAGGTATCATCGACCCTACTAAAGTAACAAGAGTTGCTCTTGAAAATGCAGCTTCTGTATCAGGTATGCTTCTTACAACTGAGTGTGTAATCACTGAGGTGAAGAAAGACGAACCAGCTATGCCAATGGGTGGTGGTATGCCAGGAATGATGTAA
- a CDS encoding co-chaperone GroES, with protein sequence MLVNFKPLADRVLVEPIAAETKTASGIIIPDTAKEKPQEGTVVAVGNGKKDEPLTVKVGDKVLYGKYSGAELKLEGKDYLIIREADLLGIIG encoded by the coding sequence ATGTTAGTAAACTTCAAACCATTAGCAGACAGAGTTCTTGTAGAACCAATCGCTGCAGAAACTAAAACTGCTTCAGGAATCATTATCCCGGACACTGCAAAAGAAAAGCCGCAGGAAGGAACAGTTGTAGCTGTTGGAAACGGTAAAAAAGACGAGCCGTTAACTGTAAAAGTTGGAGATAAAGTACTTTATGGAAAATACTCTGGTGCTGAATTAAAACTGGAAGGAAAAGACTACTTAATCATCAGAGAAGCTGATTTATTAGGAATCATCGGATAA
- a CDS encoding M1 family metallopeptidase, which translates to MKFKSLYLLSLCSLGAFAQNIQNNPGSNHGNKFEQLGTILPTPNVYRTASGAPGEKYWQQRADYNINAYLDEDKQHLKASETVTYYNNSPDTLDYLWLQLDENEHSSVNNAGFEFSSTIPQAVTADKLKISEYPVKDNGYGVRIEKVTDANGNPLKYTINKTMMRIDLATPLKKGEKIVFKVDWNYNISDRMKDGGRGGYEYFPEDGNYLFTMTQWFPRMCVYSDFQGWQNHQFTGRGEFALPFGNYKVSINVPADHIVGATGECKNYDQVMSSAQKQRWQKAQSATAPVEIVTLDEAKKAEKNKSKERKTWIFEANDVRDFAWGSSRKFVWDAMPQVIAENNNKVMCMSFYGKEAYPIYSKFSTRAVAHTIKTYSDFTIPYPYPVAQSVEASNGMEYPMICFNYGRAEKDGTYSEATKNGMIGVVIHEVGHNFFPMIVNSDERQWSWMDEGLNTFVEYLTEELWDNKFPSKRGPAHTIVDYMKLPKDELEPIMTNSENITRFGPNAYSKPATGLNILRETIMGRELFDKAFKTYAKRWAFRHPTPADFFRTMEDASAEDLDWFWRGWFYGTDPVDIAIEKVSVAKADTDTKSVEKSTSVKVAKPELPVFDDISKVRNREDKKITFYTDKDKEAQDFYWRYDRGMEKVDPNKTFEVKIPASENLTGKDKEQFKDTYAYQVDFANKGGLVMPLIVEFTFEDGSKTTDRASAQIWRHNEQKASKTYFFNKKVKSIQLDPMLETADIDTSNNYWGAMPEASKFSIFKAKQNQARGAANGVMNPMQAAKK; encoded by the coding sequence ATGAAATTTAAGTCTTTGTATTTATTATCCCTTTGCAGCCTTGGTGCCTTTGCACAGAATATTCAGAACAATCCGGGCAGCAATCACGGAAACAAATTCGAACAACTAGGAACCATACTTCCTACTCCCAATGTATACAGAACTGCCAGCGGTGCACCAGGTGAAAAATACTGGCAGCAGCGTGCAGATTACAATATCAATGCTTACTTGGATGAAGACAAACAGCATCTGAAAGCATCCGAAACGGTTACTTACTACAACAACTCACCCGATACTCTGGATTATCTATGGCTACAGCTGGATGAAAACGAGCACAGTTCCGTGAACAATGCAGGATTCGAATTTTCCAGTACTATTCCACAGGCTGTTACTGCAGACAAGCTGAAGATTTCGGAATATCCGGTAAAAGATAATGGCTATGGCGTAAGAATAGAAAAAGTTACAGATGCCAATGGCAATCCACTAAAATATACCATCAACAAAACCATGATGCGTATAGACCTTGCCACACCTCTGAAGAAAGGAGAAAAAATAGTCTTTAAAGTAGACTGGAACTACAACATCTCCGACCGTATGAAAGATGGCGGCCGTGGTGGCTACGAATATTTCCCGGAAGATGGCAATTATCTTTTCACCATGACGCAATGGTTCCCGAGAATGTGTGTATACAGCGATTTCCAGGGATGGCAGAATCACCAGTTTACAGGACGTGGCGAATTTGCACTTCCTTTCGGTAATTACAAGGTAAGCATTAATGTTCCTGCAGATCATATTGTAGGTGCTACCGGCGAATGTAAGAATTACGACCAGGTAATGTCATCCGCACAGAAACAAAGATGGCAAAAGGCGCAAAGTGCTACTGCTCCTGTAGAAATCGTTACATTGGATGAAGCCAAAAAAGCAGAGAAAAATAAATCAAAAGAAAGAAAAACCTGGATCTTTGAAGCCAATGATGTGCGTGACTTCGCATGGGGATCTTCCCGTAAATTTGTCTGGGACGCTATGCCACAGGTTATCGCCGAGAACAATAATAAGGTAATGTGTATGAGTTTCTACGGAAAAGAAGCTTATCCTATCTACAGCAAATTTTCCACAAGAGCTGTAGCACACACCATTAAAACCTATTCAGACTTTACCATTCCTTATCCATATCCTGTAGCACAAAGTGTAGAAGCTTCCAACGGAATGGAATATCCGATGATCTGCTTCAACTACGGAAGAGCAGAAAAAGACGGCACTTATTCGGAAGCCACTAAAAACGGAATGATTGGTGTGGTGATCCACGAAGTGGGACACAACTTCTTCCCGATGATTGTAAACAGTGACGAGCGCCAATGGAGCTGGATGGATGAAGGGCTTAACACCTTTGTGGAATACCTGACAGAAGAACTTTGGGATAACAAATTCCCGTCTAAAAGAGGTCCGGCACATACTATTGTAGATTATATGAAACTTCCGAAAGACGAGCTGGAACCTATTATGACCAATTCCGAAAATATTACCCGTTTTGGTCCTAATGCATATTCCAAGCCGGCAACCGGACTTAATATTCTTAGAGAAACCATTATGGGGCGCGAGCTTTTCGATAAAGCATTTAAAACTTATGCTAAAAGATGGGCTTTCCGCCACCCTACTCCGGCAGATTTCTTCAGAACAATGGAAGATGCCAGTGCCGAGGACCTTGACTGGTTCTGGAGAGGCTGGTTCTACGGAACAGATCCTGTAGATATTGCCATAGAAAAAGTAAGCGTTGCAAAAGCTGACACCGACACAAAGTCTGTAGAGAAATCTACTTCTGTAAAGGTTGCCAAACCCGAACTTCCGGTATTCGATGATATTTCAAAAGTCAGAAACCGCGAGGACAAAAAGATTACTTTCTATACTGATAAAGATAAGGAAGCACAGGATTTCTACTGGAGATACGACAGAGGTATGGAGAAAGTAGATCCTAACAAAACTTTCGAAGTAAAAATACCGGCATCCGAAAATCTGACAGGAAAAGACAAAGAGCAGTTTAAAGATACTTACGCTTATCAGGTAGACTTCGCCAACAAAGGTGGACTGGTAATGCCGCTGATTGTAGAATTCACTTTTGAAGATGGCTCTAAAACTACAGACAGAGCTTCTGCACAAATCTGGAGACACAACGAGCAAAAAGCATCCAAAACTTACTTCTTCAACAAGAAAGTAAAATCTATACAACTGGACCCTATGTTAGAAACAGCGGATATCGACACTTCCAACAACTACTGGGGTGCAATGCCTGAAGCCAGCAAGTTTAGCATCTTCAAAGCGAAGCAAAATCAGGCAAGAGGTGCTGCAAATGGTGTCATGAATCCAATGCAGGCCGCAAAGAAATAG
- a CDS encoding HupE/UreJ family protein, which translates to MNDFMFYLRMGWDHIVSKDALDHQLFILVLIAVYTIQDFKKVLILVTAFTIGHSLTLALSVFDILRVPSAWVEFLIPCTIAITALINIFGKNNVQKQMKLNYSLALFFGLIHGMGFANSIRITLAKEQSIATGLLGFNIGLELGQIVVVLAVLIILFLLTSIFKMDRKNWIMFVSSGVFALSLQMALERVPF; encoded by the coding sequence ATGAACGATTTTATGTTTTACCTCAGGATGGGCTGGGATCATATTGTTAGTAAAGATGCACTGGATCATCAGCTATTCATTCTGGTACTAATTGCAGTTTACACCATACAGGATTTCAAAAAAGTACTGATTCTGGTTACCGCATTTACTATCGGGCACTCTCTTACACTGGCGCTTAGTGTTTTCGATATTCTTAGAGTTCCTTCTGCATGGGTAGAATTTCTTATTCCTTGTACCATAGCTATTACTGCACTGATTAATATTTTTGGCAAAAACAATGTCCAGAAGCAGATGAAACTCAACTATTCTCTGGCACTATTTTTTGGACTCATCCACGGGATGGGATTTGCCAATTCTATCCGGATAACGCTGGCCAAAGAACAAAGCATTGCGACAGGATTATTAGGTTTTAATATAGGCCTTGAACTGGGACAAATTGTTGTGGTACTCGCCGTTCTTATTATTCTGTTTTTACTAACAAGTATTTTCAAAATGGATCGTAAAAACTGGATTATGTTTGTCTCCTCCGGGGTATTTGCATTATCCCTGCAAATGGCTTTAGAAAGAGTCCCTTTTTAA
- a CDS encoding DUF6702 family protein: protein MKIFFKLFLLISGILFFSSAKAKDVHPYHVGSVEFSYNTKSQTFEITGKFFIDDMENALDKKYSKKVFFNNPKFKNDMQALLQKYFEEYLKLKVNNNQIRINFLGYEENSEAVDVYLETEKVVNPKKIETAVSVLYNLFDDQMNIIHIVVGGQRKSTKLLYPDRYQYQQF, encoded by the coding sequence ATGAAAATCTTTTTTAAGCTCTTTTTATTGATTTCAGGAATCTTGTTTTTTTCTTCTGCAAAGGCAAAAGATGTTCATCCTTATCATGTAGGTTCGGTAGAGTTCAGTTACAACACCAAATCTCAGACTTTTGAGATTACAGGAAAGTTTTTCATAGACGATATGGAAAATGCTCTGGATAAAAAGTATTCGAAAAAGGTCTTCTTTAATAATCCGAAGTTTAAAAACGATATGCAGGCTCTGCTGCAGAAGTATTTTGAGGAATACCTGAAACTGAAAGTGAATAACAATCAGATCAGGATAAACTTTTTGGGCTACGAAGAAAATTCCGAAGCGGTAGATGTCTATCTGGAAACCGAAAAGGTGGTGAATCCTAAAAAAATAGAAACAGCCGTAAGTGTACTGTATAATTTATTCGACGACCAGATGAATATTATACATATTGTAGTCGGCGGGCAAAGAAAGAGTACTAAACTGTTGTATCCTGATCGCTACCAGTATCAACAGTTTTAA
- a CDS encoding acyl carrier protein phosphodiesterase, translating to MNLLAHSYLSFSDGQIVGNMIADYVRNADREKLPVEVQKGIIIHREIDTYTDQHPVTHKAKRVFQPLVRLYAGAFVDVSMDYFLANDEVIHDETDWKKHTKHVYNTLWNYEEILPERFLHILPKMEADDWLFNYRYDWGIKYSLQNVLNKARYLEKDIPVFNSFMEEKDFLKECYDEFFPDLKNHIKNLKV from the coding sequence ATGAATCTCCTTGCTCATTCCTATTTATCGTTTTCCGATGGACAAATTGTGGGCAATATGATTGCGGACTACGTTAGAAATGCCGACCGGGAGAAACTTCCTGTAGAGGTACAAAAAGGCATTATTATCCACAGAGAAATTGACACCTATACCGACCAGCATCCTGTTACGCATAAGGCCAAAAGAGTTTTTCAGCCTTTGGTTAGATTATATGCCGGAGCTTTTGTAGATGTCAGCATGGATTACTTTCTTGCCAATGATGAAGTAATACATGACGAAACCGACTGGAAAAAACATACAAAGCATGTTTACAATACATTGTGGAATTATGAAGAAATTCTTCCGGAAAGGTTTCTCCACATTCTCCCTAAAATGGAAGCCGATGATTGGCTGTTCAATTACCGATATGACTGGGGCATAAAATACAGCCTTCAAAATGTCCTGAACAAGGCCAGATATCTGGAAAAAGATATTCCGGTTTTCAATTCGTTTATGGAAGAAAAAGATTTCCTGAAGGAGTGCTATGATGAGTTTTTCCCGGATCTGAAAAATCACATCAAAAATCTGAAAGTTTAA